Proteins from a genomic interval of Blastocatellia bacterium:
- a CDS encoding alpha/beta fold hydrolase, whose amino-acid sequence MKANTTILMLIVLGVALLLPARPHAQGGVEVGRERHVIPGYMEPNTPGAPGVTIDPALAAAIKDPAAFEPDGSVNLNKAIYLRFFDRNRTAPPEAIIILIPGVVAGANSFKIIGSEIVKLSNGRFEVWAIDRRSNLLEDITGMIEAENVGTRASALGAANYYLNHPAGAGGYIAANPFSVSRFMAEWGLDVHLRDLKVVVERARTVTSNVFLGGHSLGAFLTQMFAGYNFEGTAGFQLIKGIILIDGTTAPGAPSASARPISDETYLNGGPGPLGVVAGINQLRNPTRRFDPATPNQAGHEPFLVTPFRPVLFQLAEIGALLALVDPDGPAVLRQFVPELVPVPMTNAAALAHNLDDEFQENPTVRFSIGAPVIPAGGNLDTVVTRVTPDPAGSNPNGLWRMRDLSPQLQRWNPTKDLSGLGAAIRSPFDPSDFNTVMRAFLTGEGNGTATLNDVNFIEWYFVNRMVLDIFEAIDLVPPSPAVAAAQRLNGGNPVTLSENRRVNVPALAIRATEGIIQGTGGLSGNLAFVIYRNTTSIPGNAFLIREMNNYSHSDVLTSLEKRSREGRNVPEFVVEFVQSYRTP is encoded by the coding sequence ATGAAAGCGAACACAACGATTCTCATGCTAATCGTGCTTGGCGTAGCGCTGCTGTTGCCGGCGCGCCCACACGCCCAGGGAGGCGTTGAGGTCGGTCGTGAACGGCATGTTATTCCCGGCTATATGGAGCCGAACACACCGGGGGCGCCGGGCGTGACGATTGATCCGGCGCTGGCCGCCGCCATCAAAGACCCGGCCGCTTTTGAGCCGGACGGCTCGGTCAATTTGAACAAGGCAATCTATCTGCGGTTTTTCGATCGTAATCGCACGGCTCCTCCGGAGGCGATTATCATCCTGATTCCGGGTGTTGTGGCCGGCGCTAATAGTTTCAAGATTATCGGCTCGGAAATTGTGAAACTCTCCAATGGCCGATTCGAGGTGTGGGCTATTGATCGTCGTTCGAATTTGCTCGAAGACATCACGGGCATGATTGAAGCGGAAAACGTGGGCACAAGAGCGAGTGCCCTTGGCGCGGCCAATTACTACTTGAACCACCCGGCGGGCGCTGGCGGCTATATTGCTGCCAATCCGTTTTCGGTGAGCCGATTCATGGCCGAATGGGGATTGGATGTACACTTGCGTGACCTCAAGGTTGTGGTCGAGCGCGCGCGCACGGTGACATCGAACGTGTTCCTTGGTGGTCACTCACTCGGCGCGTTCTTGACGCAGATGTTTGCCGGTTACAACTTCGAGGGAACGGCGGGCTTTCAGTTGATCAAAGGCATTATCTTGATAGATGGAACGACAGCGCCGGGCGCGCCCAGCGCCAGTGCGCGGCCGATTTCTGACGAGACGTATTTGAATGGCGGTCCAGGGCCGCTGGGCGTTGTGGCTGGCATCAATCAGTTGCGAAATCCAACGCGACGATTTGATCCGGCCACGCCGAATCAAGCTGGTCACGAGCCGTTCCTGGTGACGCCATTCCGCCCAGTGCTGTTTCAACTGGCTGAAATTGGCGCGTTGTTAGCCTTGGTTGATCCGGATGGCCCGGCGGTGTTGCGACAATTTGTGCCTGAATTAGTGCCCGTGCCGATGACGAATGCAGCGGCATTAGCGCATAATCTGGACGATGAGTTTCAAGAGAATCCGACTGTGCGATTTTCCATCGGCGCGCCGGTCATTCCGGCGGGTGGAAACTTAGATACGGTTGTGACGCGGGTGACGCCTGATCCGGCTGGGTCCAATCCCAATGGTCTCTGGCGCATGAGAGACCTGAGCCCGCAGTTGCAGCGGTGGAATCCAACCAAAGACCTATCCGGTCTTGGCGCAGCCATTCGCTCACCATTTGATCCGTCGGACTTCAACACCGTGATGCGGGCCTTCTTGACTGGCGAGGGCAACGGCACAGCCACCCTCAATGATGTCAACTTCATCGAATGGTACTTCGTCAATCGCATGGTACTGGATATATTCGAGGCGATTGATCTGGTGCCGCCATCGCCGGCTGTGGCTGCTGCTCAGCGGCTCAATGGAGGCAATCCGGTGACGTTGAGTGAGAACCGCCGCGTCAATGTTCCAGCGTTGGCTATTCGCGCGACCGAAGGGATTATTCAGGGCACCGGCGGGCTCAGCGGCAATCTGGCGTTTGTCATCTATCGGAACACGACGAGCATTCCCGGCAATGCGTTTTTGATTCGGGAGATGAACAATTACTCGCACAGCGATGTGTTGACCTCGCTCGAGAAACGTTCACGTGAAGGCCGGAACGTGCCTGAGTTCGTCGTCGAGTTTGTGCAGAGCTATCGCACGCCCTAA
- a CDS encoding MaoC family dehydratase, with the protein MQRGKTIHEIAIGETASFAKTMSETDVYLFAGIIGDLNPLHVNEQYARQTRFGSRIVHGTLTASLISSVLGMMLPGLGTILVELKQRFKRPVYIGDTITATVEAIEKHEDRNIVVFKCTWTNQDGIIVSEGRAKVMPPEE; encoded by the coding sequence ATGCAGCGAGGGAAAACGATTCATGAAATTGCAATCGGCGAGACGGCGTCGTTTGCCAAGACAATGTCTGAAACGGACGTCTATCTGTTTGCCGGCATCATTGGCGATTTGAATCCGCTTCACGTGAATGAACAGTATGCGCGGCAAACGCGTTTTGGCAGTCGCATTGTGCATGGCACGCTGACGGCGTCGTTAATTTCGTCGGTATTGGGGATGATGTTGCCCGGCTTGGGTACGATCTTGGTGGAACTCAAGCAGCGGTTCAAGCGGCCCGTCTACATTGGCGACACGATCACGGCGACGGTCGAAGCTATCGAAAAACACGAAGACCGCAACATCGTCGTCTTCAAGTGTACGTGGACCAATCAAGACGGTATAATCGTGAGCGAGGGCAGGGCAAAGGTGATGCCACCCGAAGAATGA
- a CDS encoding acyl-CoA dehydrogenase family protein, with translation MDFAIPEEYIHFRNSVYQFAKDRIAPRAEELDLKGEFGWQNWRDMAQMGLLGLPFPEEYGGSNASPLATCLAMEAMAHAGVDSGTTLSWGAHTILCGVPIWLLGTAEQKQKYLPKIASGEWIGGFGLTEPDAGSDAASLKTTAVKQGDRWVLNGSKMFITNGPIGHVFVVFASTDKSQGNKGISAFIVEKGFPGFSVGKELKKMGNRTSPTSELVFDNCEVPEENLLGPLHRGFLAVGKETLEWERSCMIAPIVGGMEFLLEQCVEYAKNRRQFGQPIANFQAIQHKLADMKVALEASRLLIYRVAWMKERGQSAMLEASIAKLFVTEQMLKVANDAVQIFGGYGYIHEYPVERAYRDAKLGTLGAGTSEVQKMVIISELLKRYVNRV, from the coding sequence ATGGATTTCGCAATACCAGAAGAGTACATTCACTTTCGCAATTCAGTTTATCAATTCGCCAAGGATCGGATTGCGCCGCGCGCTGAAGAACTTGACCTGAAGGGTGAGTTTGGTTGGCAGAACTGGCGCGACATGGCTCAGATGGGGCTGCTTGGTTTGCCGTTCCCGGAAGAGTATGGTGGCAGCAATGCTTCGCCGCTGGCTACGTGTTTGGCGATGGAGGCGATGGCGCATGCTGGAGTTGATTCGGGAACAACGTTGTCGTGGGGAGCGCATACGATTTTATGCGGTGTGCCGATTTGGTTGTTGGGGACGGCTGAGCAAAAGCAGAAGTACCTGCCCAAGATTGCCTCTGGCGAGTGGATTGGCGGATTTGGTTTGACTGAGCCGGATGCTGGTTCTGATGCCGCCTCGCTCAAGACGACTGCCGTCAAGCAGGGAGACCGCTGGGTGCTGAACGGGTCGAAGATGTTCATCACCAACGGACCGATTGGCCACGTGTTTGTGGTGTTTGCTTCGACTGACAAAAGTCAGGGCAATAAAGGCATCAGCGCCTTCATCGTGGAGAAAGGCTTTCCCGGCTTCAGCGTCGGCAAGGAACTGAAGAAAATGGGCAATAGGACTTCGCCAACGTCAGAACTGGTGTTCGATAATTGCGAAGTGCCGGAAGAAAATTTGCTCGGCCCGCTGCATCGCGGCTTTCTTGCCGTCGGCAAAGAAACATTGGAGTGGGAGCGCAGTTGCATGATTGCGCCGATTGTCGGTGGGATGGAATTCCTGTTGGAGCAATGTGTCGAGTATGCCAAGAACCGGCGCCAATTCGGCCAGCCGATTGCCAACTTTCAGGCCATTCAGCATAAGTTGGCTGACATGAAAGTCGCGTTGGAAGCATCGCGGCTGCTGATTTATCGCGTCGCCTGGATGAAAGAGCGTGGCCAGTCGGCGATGCTCGAAGCTTCGATTGCCAAGCTATTCGTTACTGAGCAGATGTTGAAAGTGGCCAATGACGCGGTGCAAATTTTCGGCGGCTATGGCTATATCCATGAGTATCCGGTTGAGCGCGCCTACCGCGATGCCAAGTTAGGCACGCTCGGCGCGGGCACATCGGAAGTGCAGAAGATGGTTATTATCAGCGAGCTGTTAAAGCGTTATGTGAACCGCGTGTGA
- a CDS encoding TonB-dependent receptor gives MKHRRYSSALAIWLSTLLTFILLGSMCAVTYGQSSGSTTASVIGVVKDQQGDVVPSVSVTAKNTATGLTRQTTTDGEGAFSIVLLPPGVYDVTAERSGFAPQTLKGIRLTIGQTVELNFTLMAGRLEEAVDIIGEAPLIELTRTQTSTTIDQQKIDNLPINRRNFLDFTLTTSAVTVDRMPAQGAAATSGLSFNGQSARQNNITIDGLDNNDYGSSSVRATFSQEAVQEFQVINNSYSAEFGRALGGVINIVTRGGTNDLRGTLFTFIRNDALNARNAFARTVPPFEQYQYGGTLGGPIKKDHHFFFGSFERLSLKDTNVVTISDAVVAAGRRIGFSPGTLRNGEIPFSEGLASVLGRSDFKVTDSDMLWVRYTYAGHINGNLEPWGGLFAESSGGRGRLRDHNLGASNTWIIRPSLVNETRFLYGYRRQVVDDLDPARGPNVRIFAGTDQIVFGRAELLPQPRTEHILQVVNNVSWTRGKHALKVGFDYYFAEAPKGTTGIPVLLGGQVRFSDLDFTALGGPLFTALQTFDPSLRTPEQAGFLDLIGANLPLLFCPPETPDCLPSLPNLSRLPIPQAFIQGFGNDEVFLSATIFSAYGQDDIRLWPNFTLKLGLRYEVTTLPKPFPSTGGHGLGPRFAFAWDPTKQGKMLVRGAYGIFYGSTQLGPIIAVKIVDGVTIKTPVLPFPFSLIGFLQPGFRFPETPRPPSTLPDFGPLGRIFQADPNFKVGYSHQTSFGIDYLLTSSVSVSANYQMVRGLHLFLSRNINPVINPTCGPIPALCGRINPTRPEIFQFESSGDSYYHGVTFSLTSRVADRLTLLAHYTFSKAIDNFVDWRVENQETGDPLNLRGERALSLQDARHRFVASSVWELNYWKHWLARGFALSTIVTLNSGRPYNLLAGVDLNGNGDNPPGDRPHGLGRNAGISPGFANFDLRVTRDINFGEQRKIQLFFEAFNLFNRVNVTDFGRVFLPGTPLPRKKNGLYIVTPDRYRSSSNARQIQLGFRLQF, from the coding sequence ATGAAGCATCGTCGCTATTCATCTGCGTTGGCAATTTGGTTGAGCACGTTGCTCACGTTCATACTGCTGGGGAGCATGTGCGCAGTGACGTACGGTCAGTCCAGCGGCTCGACCACAGCCTCTGTGATTGGAGTCGTCAAGGACCAACAGGGCGACGTCGTGCCCAGCGTGAGTGTCACAGCAAAAAATACGGCCACTGGCCTGACTCGGCAGACCACCACTGATGGCGAGGGCGCCTTCTCGATTGTCCTGTTGCCGCCGGGCGTCTACGATGTGACGGCTGAACGCTCAGGCTTTGCTCCTCAGACGCTCAAAGGTATTCGACTGACGATCGGTCAGACGGTGGAATTGAATTTCACACTCATGGCCGGACGCCTTGAGGAAGCCGTGGACATCATCGGCGAAGCGCCGTTGATTGAGTTGACCCGCACGCAAACCAGCACCACGATTGATCAGCAGAAGATTGATAATCTGCCGATCAATCGCCGCAATTTCTTGGATTTCACGCTGACCACATCGGCGGTCACCGTTGATCGCATGCCGGCGCAAGGCGCAGCGGCCACCAGTGGGTTGAGTTTCAATGGCCAGAGCGCGCGGCAAAATAACATCACGATTGATGGCTTGGACAACAACGATTATGGTTCCAGTTCCGTTCGCGCTACGTTCAGCCAGGAAGCGGTCCAGGAATTTCAGGTGATCAATAACAGCTACTCTGCTGAATTTGGGCGGGCGCTGGGTGGCGTGATTAATATCGTGACGCGCGGCGGCACGAACGATCTGCGCGGCACGCTCTTTACCTTCATCCGCAACGATGCTCTCAATGCCCGCAATGCTTTTGCGCGCACAGTCCCGCCGTTTGAGCAATACCAGTACGGAGGCACGTTGGGCGGCCCGATCAAGAAAGACCATCATTTTTTCTTCGGTTCGTTTGAGCGGTTGAGCTTGAAAGATACCAACGTAGTGACGATCAGCGATGCCGTCGTAGCAGCCGGTCGGCGCATCGGCTTTTCACCAGGTACGTTGCGCAATGGCGAGATTCCGTTCAGCGAAGGATTAGCTTCTGTGCTCGGTCGCAGCGATTTCAAGGTGACTGATAGCGATATGCTCTGGGTGAGGTACACCTATGCGGGTCACATCAACGGCAATCTGGAGCCATGGGGTGGGTTGTTTGCCGAATCATCCGGCGGACGCGGACGATTACGTGACCATAATCTTGGCGCCTCCAATACGTGGATCATTCGGCCTTCGCTGGTGAATGAGACGCGGTTTCTCTACGGTTACCGCCGACAAGTGGTAGATGACCTTGATCCGGCGCGTGGACCAAACGTGAGGATTTTTGCCGGCACTGACCAGATTGTCTTTGGTCGCGCCGAGTTGCTGCCGCAGCCGCGCACCGAGCACATCTTGCAGGTTGTTAACAATGTCTCGTGGACTCGCGGCAAGCATGCGTTGAAGGTCGGCTTCGACTATTATTTTGCCGAAGCGCCCAAAGGCACAACCGGCATCCCGGTGCTACTGGGCGGGCAGGTCAGGTTCAGTGATCTGGATTTTACCGCCTTGGGTGGTCCGCTATTCACAGCCCTGCAAACGTTCGATCCATCGTTGCGCACGCCCGAGCAGGCCGGCTTTCTTGATCTGATCGGCGCGAATTTGCCGTTGCTGTTTTGTCCGCCGGAGACGCCCGACTGCTTGCCGTCGTTGCCGAACCTGAGTCGCTTGCCGATTCCCCAGGCATTCATTCAAGGCTTCGGCAACGATGAAGTGTTTTTGAGCGCCACTATTTTCTCAGCGTATGGTCAGGATGATATTCGCCTGTGGCCGAACTTCACGTTGAAACTCGGACTTCGCTACGAAGTCACTACGCTGCCTAAGCCGTTTCCATCCACAGGTGGACATGGACTGGGCCCACGCTTTGCGTTCGCCTGGGACCCTACCAAGCAGGGCAAGATGTTGGTGCGCGGCGCCTACGGCATTTTCTACGGATCAACCCAACTGGGTCCAATCATCGCCGTCAAGATTGTTGATGGCGTTACCATCAAAACGCCTGTATTGCCGTTTCCGTTTTCGCTGATTGGATTTTTGCAGCCAGGATTCCGGTTTCCCGAAACGCCTCGACCGCCGAGCACGCTGCCTGACTTCGGTCCGCTCGGACGCATCTTCCAAGCTGACCCTAATTTCAAAGTTGGATATTCGCATCAGACGAGCTTCGGCATTGATTACTTGCTCACGTCGAGCGTGTCGGTGTCGGCCAATTATCAAATGGTGCGCGGCTTGCACTTGTTCTTGAGCCGGAATATCAATCCGGTGATTAATCCGACCTGCGGCCCAATTCCGGCGCTGTGTGGCCGGATCAATCCGACGCGCCCGGAAATCTTTCAGTTTGAGAGTTCCGGCGATTCTTATTATCACGGCGTCACCTTCTCGCTGACGAGCCGCGTGGCCGACCGTTTGACCTTGTTGGCCCACTACACCTTCTCCAAGGCGATTGACAACTTTGTGGACTGGCGCGTGGAGAACCAAGAAACAGGCGATCCACTCAACCTGCGGGGCGAGCGGGCGCTCTCTTTGCAAGACGCTCGTCATCGCTTTGTGGCCAGTTCTGTGTGGGAGTTGAATTATTGGAAGCACTGGCTGGCGCGTGGATTCGCATTATCAACCATTGTTACGCTCAACAGCGGTCGGCCGTATAACCTGCTGGCCGGCGTTGATCTGAACGGCAATGGCGACAATCCGCCGGGTGATCGGCCACACGGCCTCGGTCGCAATGCTGGCATCTCACCGGGCTTCGCCAATTTTGATCTGCGTGTGACCCGCGACATCAATTTCGGCGAGCAACGCAAAATTCAACTCTTCTTCGAGGCGTTCAATTTGTTCAATCGTGTCAATGTGACTGACTTTGGGCGCGTCTTCTTGCCAGGCACGCCACTGCCACGAAAAAAGAACGGATTGTATATTGTCACGCCAGACCGCTATCGTTCGTCGAGCAATGCTCGGCAGATTCAACTGGGATTTCGCTTGCAGTTTTAG
- the rplM gene encoding 50S ribosomal protein L13 has product MSTYFPSGKNLEAQRVWYLVDARGCTVGRLASRIAPILMGKNKPSYTPFLDVGDHVIVINAAEVRFTGNKWDEKLYRRHSGYPGGLKETSARKLLATHPERIIEYAVRRMLPKTKLGEKMFKKLKVYAGSEHPHQAQKPQPLSWRTSE; this is encoded by the coding sequence ATGAGTACATATTTCCCATCAGGGAAGAATTTGGAAGCGCAGCGGGTGTGGTATCTGGTGGACGCTCGTGGATGCACGGTTGGTCGGTTGGCCTCTCGGATTGCCCCAATCTTGATGGGGAAGAACAAGCCCTCTTATACACCCTTTTTGGATGTCGGCGATCATGTCATCGTGATCAACGCTGCCGAAGTCCGGTTCACCGGCAACAAATGGGATGAGAAGCTCTATCGTCGTCATTCAGGTTACCCCGGTGGATTGAAAGAGACTTCAGCCCGCAAGCTGCTGGCCACCCACCCGGAACGAATCATTGAATATGCTGTGCGGCGTATGCTGCCGAAGACCAAATTGGGTGAGAAGATGTTCAAAAAATTGAAGGTCTACGCCGGCAGCGAGCATCCGCATCAAGCGCAGAAGCCGCAGCCGCTTTCGTGGCGCACAAGCGAATAG
- the rpsI gene encoding 30S ribosomal protein S9, with protein sequence MADVIQYYGTGRRKTSVARVFLREGTGQITINRHPLEDYFPVKRLQTAVRQPLMLTDTLNKFDVYITAKGGGITGQAEAIRHGITRALIEFNSDLRPKLKEAGFVTRDPRVKERKKYGQPGARKRFQYSKR encoded by the coding sequence ATGGCAGATGTGATTCAGTATTACGGAACTGGAAGACGAAAAACCTCGGTGGCCCGCGTCTTTCTCCGCGAAGGAACTGGGCAAATTACCATCAACCGACACCCGTTGGAAGACTACTTCCCGGTCAAACGTCTGCAAACGGCGGTGCGTCAGCCGCTGATGTTGACGGACACGCTCAATAAGTTCGACGTTTACATTACGGCCAAAGGTGGCGGCATCACAGGTCAAGCCGAAGCGATTCGACATGGCATCACGCGCGCTCTTATCGAATTCAATTCTGACTTACGCCCGAAGCTGAAAGAGGCCGGATTCGTCACACGGGACCCGCGCGTCAAAGAGCGCAAGAAATACGGACAACCGGGCGCTCGCAAACGCTTCCAGTACTCGAAACGTTAA
- the rpsB gene encoding 30S ribosomal protein S2, whose product MVQISMKELLEAGVHFGHQTHRWNPKMKEFIFGERNGIHIIDLQKTQRYFREAMNFVTEAASQGKTFLFVGTKRQAQDAVAEEAQRCGQFYVNQRWLGGLLTNFQTIRKSIDKLHELEQKRADGSYARLPKKEVIRHERKREALEKNFAGIKNMTRLPDVLVVIDTDKEETAVREARRLNIPIVAIVDTNCDPDGITYLIPGNDDALRAVRLFVSKIADAIIAGQQIAAKDATEAALAEAAAQPAASAVPEPASIEATPADMESIVVAPTSETASSEIASADKGF is encoded by the coding sequence TTGGTACAAATTTCCATGAAAGAATTGCTCGAAGCCGGCGTTCACTTCGGCCATCAGACGCACCGCTGGAATCCCAAGATGAAGGAGTTCATCTTTGGTGAGCGCAACGGGATTCACATTATTGATCTGCAAAAAACGCAACGATACTTCCGCGAAGCGATGAACTTTGTAACGGAGGCGGCCAGTCAAGGAAAGACGTTTCTCTTTGTCGGCACCAAGCGCCAAGCGCAGGACGCTGTCGCCGAAGAGGCGCAACGCTGTGGTCAGTTCTATGTGAATCAACGATGGCTCGGTGGATTGTTAACCAATTTTCAGACCATCCGCAAATCTATTGACAAACTGCACGAGCTGGAGCAAAAGAGAGCCGATGGCAGCTACGCGCGGCTGCCCAAAAAAGAAGTCATTCGGCACGAACGCAAACGCGAAGCGCTGGAGAAGAATTTCGCCGGCATCAAGAATATGACTCGGCTGCCTGATGTGCTGGTGGTCATTGACACTGATAAAGAAGAAACGGCGGTGCGTGAAGCGCGACGGCTCAACATCCCGATTGTTGCCATCGTGGACACGAACTGCGACCCAGACGGCATCACCTACCTGATTCCGGGCAATGACGACGCGCTGCGGGCTGTTCGACTGTTCGTCTCGAAAATTGCCGATGCCATCATCGCGGGTCAACAAATCGCCGCCAAGGATGCTACTGAAGCGGCGCTGGCGGAAGCGGCGGCGCAACCTGCCGCTAGCGCGGTGCCGGAACCAGCTTCGATCGAAGCAACACCAGCCGATATGGAAAGCATCGTCGTTGCGCCAACCTCGGAGACGGCGTCTTCAGAAATCGCGTCGGCTGATAAGGGATTTTAG
- the tsf gene encoding translation elongation factor Ts encodes MPEISAQDVKALRDKTGVSIMECKAALMEANGDQEKAIEILRKRGLAQARKREGRATTEGVIGSYIHTGGKFGVLVEVNCESDFVARNQEFQQFVHDVAMQICAAEPLYVRREDIPADVLERERRIAREQALSDPKMQGKPEAVIEKIIEGRLAKFFAETVLEEQPFIKDQTTTIGDLVKGMIAKTGENIRIRRFTRYKLGEDLNSGPSSESAAGS; translated from the coding sequence ATGCCAGAAATCTCGGCTCAAGATGTGAAAGCGTTGCGCGATAAAACGGGCGTCAGCATCATGGAGTGCAAGGCGGCGCTGATGGAAGCCAACGGCGACCAAGAGAAAGCGATCGAAATCTTGCGCAAGCGCGGCCTGGCCCAAGCGCGCAAGCGCGAAGGCCGCGCCACAACGGAAGGTGTGATCGGCTCGTACATTCACACCGGCGGCAAGTTTGGTGTGCTGGTAGAAGTCAATTGCGAATCGGATTTTGTCGCTCGCAATCAAGAGTTCCAACAGTTTGTCCACGATGTGGCTATGCAAATCTGCGCAGCCGAGCCGCTCTATGTGCGCCGCGAAGACATCCCGGCAGACGTGCTGGAACGGGAGCGCCGGATTGCTCGCGAACAAGCCTTGTCTGACCCCAAGATGCAGGGTAAGCCGGAAGCAGTGATCGAAAAAATCATCGAAGGCCGACTGGCTAAGTTTTTCGCTGAAACGGTGCTTGAAGAACAACCATTCATCAAGGATCAAACAACGACGATTGGCGACTTGGTGAAAGGTATGATTGCCAAGACCGGCGAGAACATCCGCATTCGGCGGTTCACGCGATACAAGCTGGGCGAAGACCTGAACTCAGGCCCATCGTCCGAATCGGCGGCCGGTTCGTAG